From the Acidimicrobiia bacterium genome, the window CGTAGTCAGCCGAAAACGCATCCGGCACATCCTTCAACGCCCGCAGGCGGACGGCCCGCAGTTCGATCTCGTCCCCAAACCCAGCTCTTCGGACACCCACCCCCTGATCGTAAGTATTTCCATTGACGCACACGGGGGACAGCGTCGGATGAGACCGAGCAGTTCGTCGACCGCGTGGACATCTGATCGATCTTTCGGAACGGCAGGAGGCTCCCGTTGCCGGGAGCCTCTCCGCGTTTTGGTCTGTGGCTGGGTTCAGGACTCTGCAAAAACCGGGGTCAGAACCACGCCGATTCGCATCAGCTGTGAAAGTGCAGGAAAAGTCCGGGAAAAGTGCATCTGTGACACCGGGTCCCTGCTGGCGGCCCGAGCTGTGAACTCGGTGCTGTGCGACGGCGTGTTCACAGGGCACTATTGGCAACGTGACCGACAGCCACGCATCTCTCGGTCCACCCGGCCAAGCACCTTGGGCAATGCTCGCCCACGCTGCGATGAGCCAGTACCCGGGAGGTGCCGGCGGAGCGCACCTGGCCGCCGAGTCGTTCAACACCATCGTTCAGGTTGACCAAGGGCACGGCGCAGCCCGAGCGCTCCGGATCTCTCCCGAGACCCGGATCCACTTCGCGGGCACCGAGGACATCGAGGCCACCTGGCTCGACGAGCTCCGTGCTGACACCGCCATCGACGTCCCCAGCGTGTACCGCAACGTGCGGGGCGAGGCCGTCACCCACGCCTCGGCTCCGACCATCGCAGGTGTGCGGACGTGCGTCCTCTTCAGCTGGGTGCCAGGAGTGCCGCTGCGGCAACTGGCCAGCGGCGACAACATGCGTCGAGCCGGAGGGCTCCTTGCCGAGCTCCACGACCAGGCCGCGGGCCGTGGCGACCGCACGCCGCCCCGAGGGGTGGCCGAGGCCCGCAGCGTGCTGCAGTTCCAGATCGACGACCGCCTGGTGGAGTGCCGTCAGCGCTACGGCGCCTTGCTCGACGACGCTCGCCAGGTAGCTCAGGAAGCGCTCGA encodes:
- a CDS encoding GNAT family N-acetyltransferase; the encoded protein is MVLNDSAARCAPPAPPGYWLIAAWASIAQGAWPGGPRDAWLSVTLPIVPCEHAVAQHRVHSSGRQQGPGVTDALFPDFSCTFTADANRRGSDPGFCRVLNPATDQNAERLPATGASCRSERSIRCPRGRRTARSHPTLSPVCVNGNTYDQGVGVRRAGFGDEIELRAVRLRALKDVPDAFSADYEKNEARTPVEWRAWFSPGATFCFEITLGDTVGMVAVIRVEDEPDVRQLAAMWVSPSVCGSGVGDSLVQALLSWCRTGGALIARVQVYDFNDAAHPCTSATDSPRPVAGYLPMRLAGRDRNGAEHL